Proteins encoded in a region of the Leifsonia sp. PS1209 genome:
- a CDS encoding thioredoxin domain-containing protein yields MREEAAKKAKRRKIIVQGSVIVGIVAVLAIVGGFIFAGVNAANNVANPKNMQSGGILLTAADKAVTTPAIAKGAEPTPTKQTLDGKTAHIQIWLDYQCPYCNQFETTNSDQMKQWMADGQATLEIHPVAILDSSTNKKYSTRAAAAASCVANYQPDKFFDINSALFANQPDEQTGSGLTNAEMLKLFKDKGVSSQQITDCVNDQRFAKFVTNRTASAVSDPQLRGANGFGTPTVFVNGQRYSGGFTDATTFASFVGTAVKDAGASGSVTFPTPTPKK; encoded by the coding sequence ATGCGCGAGGAAGCCGCCAAGAAGGCGAAGCGCCGCAAGATCATCGTGCAGGGTTCGGTGATCGTCGGGATCGTCGCCGTGCTCGCGATCGTCGGCGGGTTCATCTTCGCCGGGGTCAACGCGGCCAACAACGTCGCCAACCCGAAGAACATGCAGAGCGGCGGCATCCTGCTCACCGCGGCGGACAAGGCGGTGACCACGCCCGCCATCGCGAAGGGCGCCGAGCCGACGCCGACCAAGCAGACACTCGACGGCAAGACGGCGCACATCCAGATCTGGCTCGACTACCAGTGCCCGTACTGCAACCAGTTCGAGACCACGAACTCCGACCAGATGAAGCAGTGGATGGCGGACGGCCAGGCGACCCTGGAGATCCACCCGGTCGCGATCCTGGACTCGTCCACGAACAAGAAGTACTCGACCAGGGCTGCGGCAGCCGCATCCTGTGTCGCCAACTACCAGCCGGACAAGTTCTTCGACATCAACAGCGCCCTGTTCGCCAACCAGCCGGATGAGCAGACAGGCTCCGGCTTGACCAACGCGGAGATGCTGAAGCTGTTCAAGGACAAGGGGGTCTCGTCGCAGCAGATCACCGACTGCGTCAACGACCAGCGGTTCGCGAAGTTCGTCACGAACCGCACCGCCTCCGCGGTCAGCGACCCGCAGCTGCGGGGAGCGAACGGTTTCGGAACGCCGACCGTGTTCGTGAACGGCCAGCGATACTCGGGCGGCTTCACCGACGCCACCACGTTCGCGTCGTTCGTCGGAACGGCCGTCAAGGACGCCGGTGCCAGCGGAAGCGTGACCTTCCCCACCCCGACGCCGAAGAAGTAG